A single region of the Nitrospira sp. genome encodes:
- a CDS encoding class I SAM-dependent rRNA methyltransferase, translating to MTMTQLATVSPGKILLTAERDQPRYYGHLWVFDTNVAEVLGTPAPGDLVDVYSHRKRFLGRGLYNPHSKIRVRLLTFQEEPVDEAFFARRLRAAVALRDTVAPHANACRLVHGESDLLPGLVVDRFGEVAVMQALGYGMDLRKELLADLLMQEAGVKTVYLRNDAKSRALEGLPLSKGFLRGDGPTTVPIYEGKAQFTVDIAEGQKTGWFCDQRENRLAAAVYAKGKRVLEAFCHTGAFGMQAALAGAQSVEGLDVSAAAVAMAQAHATQNHVAARCTYRQADAFDELRVLEKRQQPYDVVILDPPAFARSKKAVPHALAGYKDVNLRGLRLLPSGGVLVSCSCSQPVSDDDFWKMLQSAARDAHRQIRLLEQRGQGPDHPVLAGMPETRYLKCFIVQVL from the coding sequence ATGACCATGACTCAACTTGCGACCGTTTCTCCTGGAAAAATTCTTCTCACTGCCGAGCGTGACCAGCCGCGGTACTACGGTCACCTCTGGGTATTCGATACCAACGTCGCTGAAGTGTTAGGCACCCCGGCACCTGGCGATCTAGTCGATGTCTACTCCCATCGAAAACGATTCCTGGGCCGGGGGCTATACAACCCCCATTCCAAAATTCGGGTCCGCCTGCTCACCTTTCAGGAAGAACCGGTCGACGAGGCGTTTTTCGCCCGGCGACTCCGTGCCGCCGTGGCTCTTCGCGATACCGTCGCCCCGCATGCGAATGCCTGTCGGCTGGTTCATGGGGAGAGTGATCTCCTGCCAGGTCTGGTGGTGGACCGGTTTGGCGAAGTGGCGGTGATGCAGGCACTTGGGTACGGCATGGATCTCCGCAAGGAGTTGTTGGCGGACCTGTTGATGCAGGAAGCCGGAGTGAAGACCGTCTATTTGCGGAACGATGCAAAAAGTCGTGCGCTGGAGGGGCTACCGCTCTCGAAAGGATTTCTCCGCGGCGATGGTCCGACGACGGTGCCTATCTATGAGGGCAAGGCGCAGTTTACCGTCGACATTGCGGAAGGGCAGAAGACCGGGTGGTTTTGTGACCAACGTGAGAATCGATTGGCGGCGGCCGTGTATGCCAAGGGAAAGCGGGTGCTGGAGGCCTTTTGCCATACCGGCGCCTTCGGTATGCAGGCCGCTCTGGCAGGGGCGCAATCGGTGGAGGGGTTGGATGTCAGTGCTGCCGCGGTCGCGATGGCCCAGGCGCATGCGACGCAGAATCACGTGGCTGCGCGCTGCACCTACCGACAGGCCGATGCCTTCGATGAACTGCGTGTGCTTGAGAAACGTCAGCAACCGTATGATGTGGTTATTCTCGATCCGCCCGCCTTTGCCCGAAGTAAAAAGGCCGTACCCCATGCGTTGGCGGGGTACAAAGATGTCAATCTGCGGGGCCTTCGTCTCTTGCCGTCCGGCGGCGTCCTGGTCAGTTGCTCCTGCTCGCAACCGGTCAGCGATGACGATTTCTGGAAGATGCTTCAGTCGGCCGCGCGCGATGCGCATCGACAGATTCGTTTATTGGAACAACGAGGACAAGGGCCGGACCATCCGGTGCTCGCGGGTATGCCGGAGACACGATACCTGAAATGTTTCATCGTCCAGGTGCTGTAA
- a CDS encoding alpha-keto acid decarboxylase family protein — protein sequence MTTHTIGTAVLDRLHRLGVRHMFGIPGDYVLGLYKLMESSPIQHIATTREDCAGFAADAYARINGIGALCVTYCVGGLNTVNAIACAYAERSPVVLLTGSPGLSERARNPYLHHMVREFSTQREVFEKMTVAAVSLEDPVTAEREMDRAFAALLRYRRPIYLEIPRDMVHVPLAYTSHKTSTVDEPTDRAALREALAEVRTMLESAKRPVILAGAEVGRFGLHDELTTLVERLNVPIASTLLGKSIIREDHPLYVGVYSGLVARDEVKEFVNQTDCLLILGSILSDVEDLDARSALFSDGHTIHATADRVAIKHHRYDSILFEDFVKGLAKEPLPSFPAQRMPTASRPEEPMPPAQAAVSLHGVFRHLDTVLQEKTLVIADVGESLFASVDLHVHRRFEFLSPAYYTSMGFAVPAAIGAGFADPSLRPIVLVGDGAFQMTGSELATAVRYRQAPVVIVLNNHGYSTEREILEGPFNDIHEWRYERICELIGGGQGSRVVTHGEFVETLAKALADPSQPYVINVLLDPSDRSPAMMRLARRLAKRLSTDRP from the coding sequence ATGACCACACATACTATCGGCACCGCAGTGCTCGATCGCCTTCACCGGTTGGGCGTCCGCCACATGTTCGGCATTCCCGGCGACTACGTGCTGGGCTTGTATAAACTCATGGAGTCCTCGCCGATTCAACACATCGCCACGACGCGCGAGGATTGCGCCGGCTTTGCTGCCGACGCCTATGCCCGCATCAACGGCATCGGCGCCCTCTGTGTCACCTATTGTGTCGGTGGACTCAACACGGTCAACGCCATCGCCTGCGCCTATGCGGAACGTTCACCCGTCGTACTTCTGACCGGATCTCCCGGGCTCTCGGAGCGGGCCCGCAACCCCTACCTCCACCACATGGTGCGCGAGTTCTCGACGCAGCGCGAAGTGTTTGAAAAGATGACGGTCGCAGCGGTCAGCCTGGAGGACCCGGTCACGGCGGAGCGTGAAATGGATCGCGCCTTTGCGGCCCTGCTGCGCTATCGACGCCCGATCTATCTCGAAATCCCCCGTGACATGGTACACGTGCCGTTGGCGTACACCTCCCACAAGACCAGCACCGTGGACGAGCCGACCGACCGTGCCGCCCTGCGCGAAGCCCTCGCCGAAGTCCGCACCATGTTGGAATCGGCCAAACGTCCGGTGATTTTGGCAGGCGCCGAAGTGGGCCGATTCGGACTGCATGATGAACTCACGACCCTGGTCGAACGATTGAATGTGCCGATCGCCTCGACGCTCCTTGGCAAATCGATTATTCGTGAGGACCATCCACTCTATGTCGGCGTCTACAGCGGCTTGGTGGCCCGTGATGAAGTGAAAGAGTTCGTCAATCAAACCGATTGCCTCCTGATCCTGGGGTCGATTCTGTCCGATGTGGAGGACTTGGACGCCCGCAGCGCCCTCTTCTCCGACGGCCACACCATCCATGCCACGGCGGATCGGGTGGCGATCAAACATCATCGCTATGACTCCATTCTGTTTGAGGATTTCGTCAAGGGACTGGCCAAAGAACCACTGCCCTCCTTCCCGGCACAACGGATGCCGACGGCCTCCAGGCCTGAAGAACCGATGCCCCCTGCCCAGGCTGCCGTCAGCTTACACGGTGTGTTTCGGCATTTGGATACGGTACTGCAGGAAAAAACGCTGGTCATCGCCGACGTGGGAGAGTCGCTGTTCGCCTCCGTCGATCTTCACGTCCACCGGCGGTTTGAGTTTTTGTCGCCTGCCTACTACACCTCCATGGGCTTCGCCGTCCCTGCCGCCATCGGGGCCGGGTTCGCCGATCCATCCCTCCGGCCCATCGTCCTGGTCGGAGACGGGGCGTTTCAGATGACCGGATCTGAATTGGCCACCGCGGTTCGGTACCGGCAGGCCCCGGTGGTCATCGTCTTGAATAACCACGGTTATTCCACCGAGCGTGAAATCCTGGAAGGCCCGTTCAACGATATTCATGAATGGCGCTACGAACGGATCTGCGAACTCATCGGCGGCGGACAGGGCTCGCGGGTCGTCACCCATGGCGAATTTGTCGAAACGCTGGCCAAGGCGTTGGCCGACCCGAGCCAGCCCTATGTCATCAACGTCCTGCTTGATCCCTCAGATCGTTCCCCGGCCATGATGCGCCTGGCCAGACGCCTGGCGAAACGGCTCTCCACCGACCGGCCCTAG